The DNA sequence ACGTCACCCCAAAAATCCTCTACTCCAAGTGGGGAGAGGACGTAACCCTTCTTGGGGCGGCTTCTTTAGTCCTCGACCACTTTATGGCGGGGGAACTCGGGCGGTTCTAACGCTTCACCCGGATAACCACCCGGTTCGGAATACAGGCGATGAAATCTGTGTCATCGGGTATTTTCCCGGTCTTGATGCAGACCTTGTCCGGGCAGGGCGAAGTCACCACGAAAACCTTACCCTGGCGGATGGCCACAATCGTCACCCCAAGGGGTCCGGAGACGGCAATCTCCTCGTTCCTCTCCGGAGTGACAAGAACCTCCCGCTCTCCTTCGGCACTTTCGATGATTACGGAGAACCGATCCACCACTT is a window from the Candidatus Caldatribacterium sp. genome containing:
- a CDS encoding NusG domain II-containing protein, translating into MYLFRKSDWFVLGAVGIVLGMLFLFRYVPFGTQVVDRFSVIIESAEGEREVLVTPERNEEIAVSGPLGVTIVAIRQGKVFVVTSPCPDKVCIKTGKIPDDTDFIACIPNRVVIRVKR